The region GGTCAGAACGTCGCTTGCCGCAGGGAAGAAACGGTATCTACCTGAGAAATACCTCCTGTCCGATCCCTCCACCGGCGAGGAGACGATAAGCGAGGAATATGTCACAGAATATCTGGCGCCTGTGATCGGCGAGATAGTTCCTGTCGTTCCACCTATATCGTGATCTCGACTTTTGGGGCGAGATAACTCGCCCCACCCTCGAACTTCAGAGTATATATCTGCTCAAGTCTCTATCTCTGACGATCTCCCCGAGCTGTTTCCGAACATATTCGGCATCTATGGTGATCTCCTGTCCTTTGAGCTCTGGGGCCATGAAGGAGATCTCCTCGAAGAGCTTCTCCATTATGGTGTGGAGCCTTCTCGCGCCGATATTTTCAACCTCCTCGTTGACCTTATAGGCGATAGAGGCGATCTCATCTATGGCGTCTTCGGTGAACTTCACCTTGACGCCCTCAGTCTCCAACAAGGCGGTGTACTGTTTGACGAGGGCGTTTTTCGGCTCGGTTAAGATCCGCTTGAACTCCTCCTTGCCGAGGCTTTTCAGCTCGACGCGAATGGGAAATCTGCCCTGCAGCTCGGGTATGAGATCTGATGGCTTTGAGACGTGAAAGGCTCCCGCTGCGATGAAGAGGATGTGATCCGTCCGGACGATCCCGTATTTCGTCTGAACTGCCGTGCCCTCGATGATGGGCAGCAGATCCCTTTGCACGCCCTCCCGTGATACATCCGGTCCGTGTCCCGATTCCCTTCCGGCGACCTTATCTATCTCATCGATGAAGACGATGCCGGAGTTTTCGACCCTATCTATCGCCTCGGAGATCACCTTATCCTCATCTATGAGCTTTTCAGCCTCCTCCTGGGCCAGGACGCGCAGAGCCTCCTTTACAGTCATCTTACGTCTACGCTTCTG is a window of Candidatus Poribacteria bacterium DNA encoding:
- the hslU gene encoding ATP-dependent protease ATPase subunit HslU, with protein sequence MLTPREIVEELDKYIIGQDEAKRCVAIALRNRARRQMLPEEIRDEVAPKNIIMIGPTGVGKTEIARRLSRLANAPFIKVEASKYTEVGYVGRDVESIIRDLTDLAVNMVRSEHMEMVRDKAEKLAQERVLDILIPPPPKRRRRRKADEDEMDEIRRQEESYRRTREKIRRKFLAGEMDDVVIEVEVEERFSPVVEIFSPAGLEDLDINFKDFFESFFPKQKRRRKMTVKEALRVLAQEEAEKLIDEDKVISEAIDRVENSGIVFIDEIDKVAGRESGHGPDVSREGVQRDLLPIIEGTAVQTKYGIVRTDHILFIAAGAFHVSKPSDLIPELQGRFPIRVELKSLGKEEFKRILTEPKNALVKQYTALLETEGVKVKFTEDAIDEIASIAYKVNEEVENIGARRLHTIMEKLFEEISFMAPELKGQEITIDAEYVRKQLGEIVRDRDLSRYIL